One Pseudostreptobacillus hongkongensis genomic window carries:
- the nagB gene encoding glucosamine-6-phosphate deaminase, protein MRLLIVKNSKEVGKWSAYHVAKEILKFKPTKDRPFVLGLPTGSTPLETYRNLIELNKKGIVSFENVITFNMDEYVGLSPENDQSYHYFMYENFFNHIDIKKENINILNGLAEDLEEECKRYENKIKSVGGINLFLGGIGEDGHIAFNEPGSSLSSRTRDKELTQDTILVNSRFFNNDITQVPKLALTVGVGTIMDSREVLIMANGPKKAYAIHKGIEDGVNHLWTISALQLHRKAILVIDEDAALELKVKTYRYFKDIESENLDFKKIEKELVELSK, encoded by the coding sequence ATGAGATTATTGATTGTAAAGAATAGCAAAGAAGTTGGAAAATGGAGTGCATATCACGTTGCAAAAGAAATTCTTAAATTTAAACCTACAAAAGATAGACCTTTTGTATTAGGGTTGCCAACAGGTTCAACACCACTTGAAACATATAGAAATTTAATAGAATTAAATAAAAAAGGAATAGTTTCTTTTGAAAATGTAATAACTTTTAATATGGATGAGTATGTTGGATTATCACCAGAAAATGACCAAAGTTATCACTATTTTATGTATGAAAATTTCTTTAATCATATAGATATTAAAAAAGAAAATATTAATATATTAAATGGACTTGCAGAAGATCTTGAAGAAGAATGTAAGAGATATGAAAATAAGATTAAGAGTGTTGGAGGAATTAACCTATTTTTAGGTGGAATTGGAGAAGATGGACATATAGCGTTTAATGAGCCAGGATCATCTCTTTCATCAAGAACTAGAGATAAAGAGTTAACACAAGATACTATACTTGTTAATTCAAGATTCTTTAATAATGATATAACACAAGTACCTAAACTTGCTTTAACTGTTGGAGTTGGAACTATAATGGATTCACGTGAAGTATTAATAATGGCTAATGGTCCTAAGAAAGCCTATGCTATACATAAGGGAATAGAAGATGGTGTAAATCATTTATGGACTATATCAGCTTTACAATTACATAGAAAAGCTATTTTAGTAATAGATGAAGATGCAGCACTTGAATTAAAAGTTAAAACATATAGATATTTTAAAGATATAGAATCAGAAAACTTAGACTTTAAAAAAATAGAAAAAGAGTTAGTTGAATTAAGTAAATAA
- the ffh gene encoding signal recognition particle protein, translating into MFKNLSDKLQDTFKKLSGQSKITESNITEALREVRLALLEADVNYTVVKDFVNRIKEKALGEEVIKGVNPRQQFIKIINDELVEILGGSNTSLNKSQSKPTIIMLVGLQGAGKTTFAAKLSKLLKKEKYKPFLIGADVYRPAAKKQLMVLAGQIGVPFFTIEESNDVLDIVDKGLKEANSQGSDYILIDTAGRLHIDEELMMELREVKSKVNPHEILLVVDGMTGQDAVNVSKTFNDELDITGVVVTKLDGDTRGGAALSIKAISGKPIKYISEGEKLDDVSLFHPERLASRILGMGDVVTLVEKAQDAIDEKEAKEMEAKFRKNQFDYEDFLKQFKMIKKMGSLGGILKMLPGMGALGDIDLTGAEKEMKKVEAIIYSMTLEERRNPNLLKVGSRKVRIAKGSGTDVTQVNKLMKQFDQMKQMMKMFNSGNIPGFGRIGKKR; encoded by the coding sequence ATGTTCAAAAATTTAAGTGATAAATTACAAGATACATTTAAAAAATTATCTGGACAAAGTAAAATTACTGAAAGTAATATAACTGAAGCATTAAGAGAAGTTAGACTTGCATTGCTTGAAGCAGATGTTAACTATACTGTGGTTAAAGATTTTGTAAATAGAATAAAAGAAAAAGCTCTTGGAGAAGAAGTAATTAAAGGAGTTAATCCAAGACAACAGTTTATAAAAATAATAAATGATGAATTAGTAGAAATTTTAGGTGGAAGTAATACATCTTTAAATAAGTCTCAAAGTAAGCCAACTATAATAATGCTTGTTGGGCTTCAAGGGGCAGGTAAAACAACATTTGCAGCTAAATTATCAAAATTATTAAAAAAAGAAAAATATAAACCATTTTTAATAGGGGCCGATGTTTATAGACCAGCTGCAAAAAAACAACTTATGGTTTTAGCAGGACAAATAGGAGTACCTTTTTTTACTATTGAAGAAAGTAATGATGTTTTAGATATAGTTGATAAAGGATTAAAAGAAGCAAATAGTCAAGGTTCTGACTATATTTTAATAGATACTGCTGGAAGATTACATATAGATGAAGAATTAATGATGGAATTAAGAGAAGTAAAAAGTAAGGTAAATCCACATGAAATACTTTTAGTAGTAGATGGGATGACAGGACAAGATGCTGTTAATGTTTCTAAAACTTTTAATGATGAATTAGATATAACTGGTGTAGTGGTAACAAAACTTGATGGAGATACTCGTGGAGGAGCAGCTTTATCTATTAAAGCAATCTCAGGTAAACCTATTAAGTACATAAGTGAAGGTGAAAAGTTAGATGATGTTTCTCTTTTCCATCCAGAAAGACTTGCAAGTAGAATACTTGGAATGGGAGATGTAGTAACTTTAGTTGAAAAAGCTCAAGATGCTATAGATGAAAAAGAAGCTAAAGAAATGGAAGCTAAGTTTAGAAAAAATCAATTTGATTATGAAGACTTTTTAAAACAGTTTAAAATGATTAAAAAAATGGGATCTCTTGGTGGAATATTAAAAATGTTACCAGGTATGGGAGCACTGGGTGACATAGATCTTACAGGTGCTGAAAAAGAAATGAAAAAAGTTGAAGCAATTATATATTCTATGACTCTTGAAGAGCGTAGAAATCCTAATTTATTAAAAGTTGGTAGTAGAAAAGTAAGAATTGCAAAGGGTTCAGGAACAGATGTAACTCAAGTTAATAAGTTAATGAAACAATTTGATCAGATGAAACAAATGATGAAAATGTTTAATTCAGGTAATATACCTGGGTTTGGTAGAATTGGTAAAAAAAGATAA